GAGGTTTTGGAAGATTTAGGTTACAAAGCAGATGAAATTTTAAATAAACTTGAATCTGATATATTTCAAAGTGATTTTATCACAAAACAAGAAAAAACTGATACACTAGCGGAATTAAAAATGTATTTAAGCCAAAACGGTTATTTAAGAACAACATATTAAGGTTATATTTTGGGTATATTTAGAAATATCAAAGAAGATTTTGCAAACGCTTACAAAAATGACCCTGCTTTAAACTCATGGATGGATTTTTTATTTAACTATCGTGGTATCTGGGCCGTAGTATGGCATAGAATTGCGCATTCCGTATATGAAGCAAACTTCAAAAGACTAGCAAGAATGATCGCTGGTTTTTCACAATGGATGACAAGCGTAGAAATACATCCTGCCGCAAAACTTGGAAGTCGTGTTTTTATAGATCACGGGATAGGAGTAGTTATAGGTGAAACAACAATTATTGAAGATGATGTATTAATATATCAAGGTGTAACACTCGGAGGAGTTTCACTTACACATGGGAAACGCCACCCTACTATACGAAAAGGTGCGGTAATAGGTGCAGGAGCTAAAGTTCTTGGAAATATCGAAATCGGAGCTTACGCAAAAATAGGTGCAAACTCTGTTGTAGTTAAACCCGTACCTGAATGCTCCA
The genomic region above belongs to Sulfurimonas lithotrophica and contains:
- the cysE gene encoding serine O-acetyltransferase yields the protein MGIFRNIKEDFANAYKNDPALNSWMDFLFNYRGIWAVVWHRIAHSVYEANFKRLARMIAGFSQWMTSVEIHPAAKLGSRVFIDHGIGVVIGETTIIEDDVLIYQGVTLGGVSLTHGKRHPTIRKGAVIGAGAKVLGNIEIGAYAKIGANSVVVKPVPECSTAIGIPAHVIEKGRCKDPFMHNMLPDINKEMFEYLLKRVAILEHILHEDNKELLEQDLELEHIYESFIKAMKN